A single region of the Nocardioides aurantiacus genome encodes:
- a CDS encoding sec-independent translocase produces MFGVGLPEFAVIALVAVIVFGPDRLPELARQAGRFVRQVRNLANNAQTQLRDELGPEYSDLKLTDLDPRVAIRRHILDAMEDDDDQPARRRTALEPAVELLGPGERPPFDGEAT; encoded by the coding sequence GTGTTCGGGGTCGGGCTGCCGGAGTTCGCGGTCATCGCGCTCGTCGCGGTGATCGTCTTCGGCCCCGACCGGCTGCCCGAGCTGGCCCGTCAGGCGGGGCGGTTCGTCCGCCAGGTCCGCAACCTCGCCAACAACGCCCAGACGCAGCTGCGCGACGAGCTCGGCCCGGAGTACTCCGACCTCAAGCTCACCGACCTCGACCCCCGCGTCGCCATCCGCCGCCACATCCTCGATGCGATGGAGGACGACGACGACCAGCCGGCCCGACGCCGCACGGCCCTCGAGCCCGCCGTCGAGCTCCTCGGCCCCGGCGAACGTCCCCCCTTCGACGGCGAGGCCACCTGA
- a CDS encoding trypsin-like peptidase domain-containing protein, with protein sequence MSPEQPDPQPSPPPPGRQPYGAEPVASPSVASPTPQEQARPQRAEQPQGLGQPRPGQPSFASPPGRVPPGVAATPPGPSGPWGPPPPSYAEPTRRLPGLPLPPADARPDDRGFLGGALAEPEPDDSAPTRAGLPRWVWPAVAGLALVLGLTGGALAAGLMAQDGEQTSISVERRTAQPLPADNASIASVAEEVLPSTVQILAGAAGAGSGGATGSGFVYDDQGHVITNNHVVAEAAEAGQDIRIVDQDGNRSVAKVVGRSTVYDLAVLEAEGARSMQPAAVGSADQMRVGETVVAIGSPLGLSSTVTSGIISAVNRPVTTGESQSDNSYINAVQTDAAINPGNSGGPLVNLQGQVVGVNSAIASLGSVSGDQGGNIGVGFAIPIEQVEVTAAQILRSGKAQYPVIGANVRGLPSLDGARVEEIDRGSPAADADLEVGDVIRRVDDALVTTSIDLVVAIRSHVPGEEVTLSVTRGGRDFSVPVTLDAKTE encoded by the coding sequence GTGAGCCCCGAGCAGCCCGACCCGCAGCCGAGTCCGCCGCCCCCGGGGCGGCAGCCGTACGGCGCGGAGCCGGTCGCCTCGCCGTCGGTCGCCTCGCCGACGCCGCAAGAGCAGGCACGGCCGCAGCGCGCGGAGCAGCCGCAGGGTCTCGGTCAGCCACGTCCGGGCCAGCCGTCGTTCGCCTCCCCGCCGGGCCGGGTCCCGCCCGGGGTGGCGGCCACCCCGCCCGGGCCGAGCGGTCCGTGGGGTCCGCCCCCGCCGTCGTACGCCGAGCCCACCCGGCGGCTCCCCGGCCTCCCGCTCCCGCCCGCCGACGCCCGCCCGGACGACCGCGGCTTCCTCGGCGGCGCCCTGGCCGAGCCGGAGCCCGACGACTCGGCCCCGACCCGCGCCGGGCTGCCGCGGTGGGTCTGGCCGGCGGTCGCCGGCCTCGCTCTGGTGCTCGGACTCACCGGCGGGGCGCTCGCGGCCGGACTGATGGCCCAGGACGGTGAGCAGACCTCGATCAGCGTCGAGCGTCGTACGGCGCAACCGCTGCCCGCCGACAACGCCAGCATCGCCTCGGTCGCCGAGGAGGTGCTGCCCAGCACCGTCCAGATCCTCGCCGGCGCCGCCGGGGCGGGGTCGGGGGGTGCGACCGGCTCGGGCTTCGTCTACGACGACCAGGGCCACGTCATCACCAACAACCACGTCGTCGCCGAGGCGGCCGAGGCCGGCCAGGACATCCGCATCGTCGACCAGGACGGCAACCGCTCCGTGGCCAAGGTGGTGGGTCGCAGCACCGTCTACGACCTCGCCGTGCTCGAGGCCGAGGGGGCGCGCTCGATGCAGCCCGCCGCCGTCGGGTCGGCCGACCAGATGCGGGTGGGGGAGACGGTGGTCGCGATCGGCTCGCCGCTCGGCCTGTCCTCGACGGTGACCAGCGGCATCATCAGCGCCGTCAACCGCCCCGTGACGACCGGCGAGAGCCAGAGCGACAACTCCTACATCAACGCCGTCCAGACCGACGCGGCCATCAACCCGGGCAACTCCGGCGGGCCGCTGGTCAACCTGCAGGGCCAGGTCGTGGGGGTCAACTCCGCGATCGCCTCGCTCGGGTCGGTCTCGGGCGACCAGGGCGGCAACATCGGCGTCGGCTTCGCGATCCCGATCGAGCAGGTCGAGGTGACCGCGGCACAGATCCTCCGGAGCGGGAAGGCGCAGTACCCCGTCATCGGCGCCAACGTCCGCGGCCTGCCCAGCCTCGACGGCGCCCGGGTGGAGGAGATCGACCGCGGGTCGCCAGCCGCCGACGCCGACCTCGAGGTCGGCGACGTGATCCGCCGTGTCGACGACGCCCTGGTCACCACCTCGATCGACCTCGTCGTGGCGATCCGGTCGCACGTGCCGGGCGAGGAGGTCACGCTGTCGGTGACCCGTGGGGGTCGTGACTTCTCCGTGCCGGTGACCCTGGACGCCAAGACCGAGTAA
- the sigE gene encoding RNA polymerase sigma factor SigE translates to MGDAGAQDGPLDSSSWEQIVTEHSARVYRLAYRLTGNAHDAEDLTQEVFVRVFRSLHTYTPGTMAGWLHRITTNLFLDQARRKQRIRFDALTDEAAHRLPSALPTPDVAQAERLFDADVEQALASLSPEFRAAVVLCDVEGLTYDEIADVLGLKLGTVRSRIHRGRAQLRTALAHRAPGPGRSRLSGPRPQLASGGAR, encoded by the coding sequence ATGGGTGACGCGGGCGCCCAGGACGGTCCGCTCGACTCCTCCAGCTGGGAGCAGATCGTCACCGAGCACTCGGCCCGCGTCTACCGGTTGGCCTATCGGCTGACCGGCAACGCCCACGACGCCGAGGACCTCACCCAGGAGGTCTTCGTGCGCGTCTTCCGCTCGCTGCACACCTACACCCCCGGCACCATGGCCGGCTGGTTGCACCGCATCACCACCAACCTGTTCCTCGACCAGGCCCGCCGCAAGCAACGGATCCGCTTCGACGCCCTCACCGACGAGGCCGCCCACCGGCTCCCCAGCGCGCTGCCGACGCCGGACGTCGCGCAGGCCGAGCGGCTCTTCGACGCCGACGTCGAGCAGGCACTGGCCTCGCTCAGCCCGGAGTTCCGCGCCGCGGTCGTGCTCTGCGACGTCGAGGGCCTGACGTACGACGAGATCGCCGACGTCCTCGGCCTCAAGCTCGGCACCGTGCGCTCGCGGATCCACCGCGGCCGGGCCCAGCTGCGCACGGCGCTGGCCCACCGCGCCCCCGGCCCCGGCCGCAGCCGCCTCTCCGGTCCGCGGCCGCAGCTCGCCAGCGGCGGGGCCCGCTGA
- a CDS encoding O-methyltransferase yields the protein MPEDEVVAGARARAEEVGVTAIGQGVGAALGLLASLLEARSVVEIGTGTGVSGLWLLRGMRPDGVLTTVDTEAEHQRLAKQGFTEAGIASQRVRLIPGAALDVLPRLTDGHYDLVFCDGDKQEYADYLTEAVRLLRPGGVVAFDNALWHDRVADPSQRDPETVAVRELGRTVLDHDALVPALLPVGDGLLVAKKVWTPEV from the coding sequence GTGCCCGAGGACGAGGTCGTCGCCGGGGCCCGCGCCCGCGCCGAGGAGGTCGGCGTCACCGCGATCGGCCAGGGCGTCGGCGCCGCGCTCGGCCTGCTGGCCTCGCTGCTCGAGGCCCGCTCGGTCGTCGAGATCGGCACCGGCACCGGCGTCTCCGGCCTGTGGCTGCTGCGCGGCATGCGCCCCGACGGCGTGCTGACCACCGTCGACACCGAGGCCGAGCACCAGCGGCTGGCCAAGCAGGGCTTCACCGAGGCCGGCATCGCCTCGCAGCGCGTCCGCCTCATCCCCGGCGCCGCCCTCGACGTCCTCCCCCGCCTCACCGACGGCCACTACGACCTCGTCTTCTGCGACGGGGACAAGCAGGAGTACGCCGACTACCTCACCGAGGCGGTCCGCCTGCTGCGTCCCGGCGGCGTGGTGGCCTTCGACAACGCGCTGTGGCACGACCGCGTCGCCGACCCCTCCCAGCGCGACCCCGAGACGGTCGCGGTCCGCGAGCTCGGCCGCACCGTGCTGGACCACGACGCCCTGGTGCCGGCCCTGCTCCCCGTCGGCGACGGGCTGCTGGTGGCCAAGAAGGTCTGGACGCCCGAGGTCTGA
- a CDS encoding leucyl aminopeptidase family protein: MPLAPQVPPPDFTLSELSPAALTGAQVLALAVLPGEDDDLEVGPGAAELAGLAGVPDLLDVLRSAGATGAAGEVTDLPGVRRDDSDASDALVRVLLVGVGATTRTDLRRAGAALARHCRDVDEVASAVQAVAGPEELTAFVEGATLGAFTFSLRREGAEHRPVRHVVLALTAPEVGTTEVLERAVARARAGWRSRLLATVPSNTKSPQWLADQVVEIATAAGLTTEVLDEDALRAGGFGGVLGVGQGSATPPRVVRVEYSPSTRRGRRTPHVVLVGKGITFDSGGLSIKPGQAMATMKRDMTGAAVVAAVMGALPAVGCPVRVTALLPLAENAVGGGSMRPGDVLTHVGGRTTEVTNTDAEGRLVLADALAHAVAELSPDALVDVATLTGGIKVALGQHLGGLFATDDALAEALVAAGARAGEPLWRMPLEREYAGKLVSKIADADNAPGGPPAITAALFLEPFTGGLPWAHLDIASVGDAPEDAFEWTAGPTGFGARLLLDWLGSDAPLEGVGG; the protein is encoded by the coding sequence GTGCCGCTCGCCCCCCAGGTCCCGCCGCCCGACTTCACGCTCTCCGAGCTCTCGCCCGCGGCCCTGACCGGCGCGCAGGTCCTCGCGCTGGCGGTGCTGCCCGGTGAGGACGACGACCTCGAGGTCGGCCCCGGCGCCGCCGAGCTCGCCGGCCTCGCGGGCGTGCCCGACCTGCTCGACGTGCTGCGCTCCGCCGGCGCCACCGGTGCGGCAGGCGAGGTCACCGACCTGCCCGGCGTACGCCGCGACGACTCGGACGCATCGGACGCCCTGGTCCGGGTGCTGCTCGTGGGGGTCGGCGCCACCACCCGCACCGACCTGCGCCGCGCCGGCGCCGCGCTCGCCCGGCACTGCCGCGACGTCGACGAGGTCGCCTCCGCCGTCCAGGCCGTCGCCGGCCCCGAGGAGCTGACCGCGTTCGTCGAGGGCGCCACCCTGGGCGCGTTCACCTTCTCCCTGCGCCGCGAGGGTGCCGAGCACCGCCCCGTGCGCCACGTCGTGCTGGCGCTGACCGCCCCCGAGGTCGGCACCACCGAGGTGCTCGAGCGGGCCGTGGCCCGCGCTCGCGCCGGGTGGCGCAGCCGGCTGCTGGCCACCGTCCCGTCCAACACCAAGTCGCCGCAGTGGCTGGCCGACCAGGTCGTCGAGATCGCCACCGCTGCCGGCCTGACGACCGAGGTCCTCGACGAGGACGCCCTGCGTGCCGGCGGGTTCGGCGGCGTGCTCGGCGTCGGTCAGGGGTCGGCGACCCCGCCGCGGGTGGTGCGGGTGGAGTACTCCCCGTCGACGCGTCGTGGCCGTCGTACGCCCCACGTGGTGCTGGTCGGCAAGGGCATCACCTTCGACAGCGGCGGCCTCTCCATCAAGCCCGGACAGGCGATGGCCACGATGAAGCGCGACATGACCGGCGCGGCCGTGGTCGCCGCCGTGATGGGCGCGCTGCCCGCCGTCGGCTGCCCGGTGCGCGTCACCGCGCTGCTGCCGCTGGCCGAGAACGCCGTCGGCGGCGGCTCGATGCGCCCGGGCGACGTGCTCACCCACGTGGGCGGGCGCACCACCGAGGTCACCAACACCGACGCCGAGGGCCGCCTGGTCCTCGCCGACGCGCTGGCCCACGCCGTCGCCGAGCTGTCGCCCGATGCCCTCGTCGACGTCGCCACCCTCACCGGCGGCATCAAGGTCGCGCTCGGCCAGCACCTCGGCGGCCTGTTCGCCACCGACGACGCCCTCGCGGAGGCCCTGGTCGCCGCGGGCGCACGCGCGGGGGAGCCGCTGTGGCGGATGCCCCTCGAGCGGGAGTACGCCGGCAAGCTGGTCTCCAAGATCGCCGACGCCGACAACGCGCCGGGCGGCCCGCCCGCCATCACCGCGGCGCTGTTCCTCGAGCCCTTCACCGGCGGCCTCCCGTGGGCCCACCTCGACATCGCCTCGGTCGGCGACGCCCCCGAGGACGCCTTCGAGTGGACCGCCGGCCCCACCGGGTTCGGCGCCCGCCTGCTCCTGGACTGGCTCGGCTCGGACGCGCCCCTGGAGGGGGTCGGGGGCTGA
- a CDS encoding DUF3117 domain-containing protein, with protein MAAMKPRTGDGPLEVTKEGRGIVMRVPLEGGGRLVVELNAEEATSLRDALTGVVG; from the coding sequence ATGGCGGCCATGAAGCCGCGGACGGGCGACGGTCCGCTCGAGGTCACCAAGGAAGGTCGTGGCATCGTGATGAGGGTTCCCCTCGAAGGCGGTGGACGACTCGTGGTGGAGCTCAACGCCGAGGAGGCCACGAGCCTCCGGGACGCCCTCACCGGCGTCGTCGGCTGA
- a CDS encoding enoyl-CoA hydratase-related protein, translating to MSEPVRYALDRGVATITLDRPEAMNGLDLPTKEALLAAVRRAADDVEVRCVVLTGSGRAFCVGQDLKEHQRTLADPSTPPLDTVEQHYNPIVSTLVSMPKPVVAAVNGVAAGAGVSLALACDFRVMAEPAGFNLAFAGIALSCDTGSSWTLPRLVGRAKALELLYFPRTIASAEALSLGLVTTVVPADDLAGEVATLARRLADGPTVAYGAIRRSVEHAAGHSFDEALAFEAEMMALTGQTSDHRAAVSAFVEKRKPEFGGR from the coding sequence ATGTCCGAGCCCGTCCGCTACGCCCTCGACCGCGGCGTCGCCACCATCACCCTCGACCGTCCCGAGGCGATGAACGGGCTCGACCTCCCCACCAAGGAGGCGCTGCTCGCGGCCGTGCGCCGCGCCGCCGACGACGTCGAGGTGCGCTGCGTCGTGCTCACCGGGTCGGGCAGGGCGTTCTGCGTCGGCCAGGACCTCAAGGAGCACCAGCGCACCCTCGCCGACCCGAGCACCCCGCCGCTGGACACCGTCGAGCAGCACTACAACCCGATCGTCAGCACGCTGGTGTCCATGCCCAAGCCCGTGGTCGCCGCCGTCAACGGCGTCGCGGCCGGCGCCGGGGTCAGCCTGGCGCTGGCCTGCGACTTCCGGGTGATGGCCGAGCCGGCCGGCTTCAACCTGGCCTTCGCCGGCATCGCGTTGTCCTGCGACACCGGCTCCTCCTGGACGCTGCCGCGCCTGGTGGGCCGGGCCAAGGCGCTGGAGCTGCTCTACTTCCCCCGCACCATCGCCTCCGCCGAGGCGCTCTCGCTCGGCCTGGTCACCACCGTGGTGCCCGCGGACGACCTCGCCGGGGAGGTCGCGACGCTGGCCCGCCGGCTCGCCGACGGCCCGACCGTGGCCTACGGCGCGATCCGGCGCTCGGTCGAGCACGCCGCCGGCCACTCCTTCGACGAGGCGCTCGCGTTCGAGGCCGAGATGATGGCGCTGACCGGCCAGACCAGCGACCACCGCGCGGCCGTCTCGGCGTTCGTGGAGAAGCGGAAGCCGGAGTTCGGCGGCCGCTGA
- a CDS encoding DivIVA domain-containing protein — MTWVVTVLLVLLVGAVAVLVAERGGGSMPAAYDDRPDVSLPDGPLRGDDLRGVRLNTAVRGYRADEVDALLARLADELDRRDAPGRPTAPGPRDTPEP, encoded by the coding sequence GTGACGTGGGTGGTGACCGTGCTGCTGGTCCTGCTCGTCGGCGCCGTGGCGGTGCTCGTCGCCGAGCGCGGCGGCGGGTCGATGCCCGCGGCGTACGACGACCGGCCGGACGTCTCGCTGCCCGACGGCCCGCTGCGCGGCGACGACCTGCGGGGGGTGCGGCTGAACACCGCGGTCCGCGGCTACCGCGCCGACGAGGTCGACGCCCTCCTGGCGCGCCTGGCCGACGAGCTCGACCGGCGGGACGCGCCGGGCCGACCCACCGCTCCCGGGCCGCGGGACACCCCGGAGCCCTGA
- a CDS encoding TIGR00730 family Rossman fold protein — protein sequence MSARREKRRGPTLLRGDQVDLTTTDQRLLDSRGPSDWVHTDPWRVLRIQSEFVEGFGALAELGPAVGVFGSARTQPDDPFYAVGEQVGRRLVEAGFAVITGGGPGAMEAANKGASEAGGVSVGLGIELPFETGLNPYVDVGVNFRYFFARKTMFVKYASGFVVLPGGLGTFDELFEALTLVQTQKVTSFPVVLVGVDYWSGLLDWLRGTVLADGKVSQADLDLLHVTDDVEETVALMVAGMARP from the coding sequence GTGAGCGCCCGCCGCGAGAAGCGCCGAGGACCCACGTTGCTGCGCGGCGACCAGGTCGACCTCACCACCACCGACCAGCGGCTGCTCGACTCCCGCGGCCCCAGCGACTGGGTGCACACCGACCCCTGGCGGGTGCTGCGCATCCAGAGCGAGTTCGTCGAGGGCTTCGGTGCGCTGGCCGAGCTCGGGCCGGCCGTCGGCGTCTTCGGCTCGGCCCGCACCCAGCCCGACGACCCGTTCTACGCGGTCGGCGAGCAGGTCGGGCGCCGGCTGGTCGAGGCCGGCTTCGCGGTCATCACCGGCGGCGGCCCGGGCGCGATGGAGGCGGCCAACAAGGGCGCCTCCGAGGCCGGTGGCGTCTCGGTCGGGCTCGGCATCGAGCTGCCCTTCGAGACCGGCCTGAACCCCTACGTCGACGTCGGGGTCAACTTCCGCTACTTCTTCGCCCGCAAGACGATGTTCGTCAAGTACGCCAGCGGCTTCGTCGTCCTCCCGGGCGGGCTCGGCACCTTCGACGAGCTCTTCGAGGCGCTGACGCTGGTGCAGACCCAGAAGGTGACCTCGTTCCCGGTGGTCCTGGTCGGCGTCGACTACTGGTCGGGGCTCCTCGACTGGCTGCGCGGCACCGTCCTGGCCGACGGCAAGGTCTCGCAGGCCGACCTCGACCTGCTGCACGTCACCGACGACGTCGAGGAGACCGTCGCGCTGATGGTGGCGGGGATGGCCCGACCGTGA
- the dapE gene encoding succinyl-diaminopimelate desuccinylase, translating to MPPDSPLDLSADVVELTQTLVDIESVSQHEERLADAVEAALRRLDHLEVTRLGHSVVARTTQGLGERVVVAGHLDTVPLNHNLPSRLDGERLHGLGSCDMKGGVAVALKLAHDVAAPVRDVTYVFYEAEEIDDVYNGLGIIARERPDLVEADFAILMEPSDAVVEAGCQGTLRVEVRTTGERAHSARAWRGSNAIHAAADVLTRLRAYEPRLPVIDGLEYHEGLNAVLVSGGVATNVIPDECVVTVNFRYAPDRAEAEALEFVTEFFDGYDVTVTDSAPGALPGLGLPAATAFVEAVGGTVNPKFGWTDVARFTALGVPAVNYGPGDPMLAHKQEEFVPLAQLRSCEQTLRTWLQPDVGERA from the coding sequence ATGCCCCCGGACTCCCCCCTGGACCTGTCTGCCGACGTCGTGGAGCTGACGCAGACCCTCGTCGACATCGAGTCGGTGAGCCAGCACGAGGAGCGTCTGGCGGACGCCGTCGAGGCGGCGCTGCGCCGGCTCGACCACCTCGAGGTGACCCGCCTGGGCCACTCCGTGGTCGCCCGCACGACGCAGGGGCTCGGCGAGCGCGTCGTCGTCGCGGGCCACCTCGACACGGTGCCGCTCAACCACAACCTGCCCTCGCGCCTGGACGGCGAGCGCCTGCACGGCCTCGGCAGCTGCGACATGAAGGGCGGCGTCGCCGTCGCGCTCAAGCTCGCCCACGACGTGGCCGCGCCGGTCCGCGACGTGACCTACGTCTTCTACGAGGCCGAGGAGATCGACGACGTCTACAACGGCCTCGGCATCATCGCCCGCGAGCGGCCCGACCTCGTCGAGGCCGACTTCGCGATCCTGATGGAGCCCAGCGACGCCGTCGTCGAGGCCGGCTGCCAGGGCACGCTCCGCGTCGAGGTCCGTACGACGGGCGAGCGGGCCCACTCCGCGCGTGCCTGGCGCGGCTCCAACGCGATCCACGCCGCCGCCGACGTGCTCACCCGCCTCCGGGCCTACGAGCCCCGGCTGCCGGTCATCGACGGCCTGGAGTACCACGAGGGCCTCAACGCCGTCCTGGTCTCCGGCGGCGTCGCCACCAACGTGATCCCCGACGAGTGCGTGGTGACGGTCAACTTCCGCTACGCCCCCGACCGGGCCGAGGCCGAGGCGCTGGAGTTCGTCACGGAGTTCTTCGACGGCTACGACGTCACGGTCACCGACTCCGCCCCCGGCGCGCTGCCCGGGCTGGGCCTGCCGGCCGCCACGGCGTTCGTCGAGGCGGTCGGCGGCACCGTGAACCCCAAGTTCGGCTGGACCGACGTCGCCCGCTTCACCGCCCTCGGCGTCCCGGCCGTCAACTACGGTCCCGGCGACCCGATGCTGGCGCACAAGCAGGAGGAGTTCGTCCCGCTGGCCCAGTTGCGCTCCTGCGAGCAGACGCTCCGCACCTGGCTGCAGCCCGACGTCGGGGAGCGCGCGTGA
- a CDS encoding LysE family translocator yields the protein MPSTHQWIAFLVASLLFIQVPGPSLLFTIGRALTVGRRDALLSVVGNALGVLGQVLLVAVGLGALVAASATVYTVVKVGGAAYVVWLGVQAVRHRRDAREALAAGPDAPAPGSARRAVGTGVVVGLTNPKTIVFFVAFLPQFVDQQAGRTGLQVALLGLAFGVMACCSDSLWALAAGRARAWFARTPSRLDALGAGGGLMMVGLGATMLASE from the coding sequence GTGCCCTCGACCCACCAGTGGATCGCGTTCCTCGTCGCGTCGCTGCTCTTCATCCAGGTGCCCGGCCCGAGCCTGCTCTTCACGATCGGGCGGGCGCTGACCGTCGGGCGGCGCGACGCGCTGCTGTCGGTGGTCGGCAACGCGCTCGGGGTGCTCGGCCAGGTGCTGCTCGTGGCCGTCGGCCTGGGCGCCCTGGTGGCGGCGAGCGCGACCGTCTACACGGTGGTCAAGGTCGGTGGGGCGGCGTACGTCGTGTGGCTGGGGGTGCAGGCGGTCCGGCACCGCCGCGACGCCCGTGAGGCGCTGGCGGCCGGTCCGGACGCACCGGCCCCGGGCAGTGCGCGCCGGGCGGTGGGCACCGGCGTGGTCGTCGGGCTGACCAACCCCAAGACGATCGTCTTCTTCGTCGCCTTCCTGCCGCAGTTCGTCGACCAGCAGGCGGGCCGCACCGGCCTGCAGGTCGCGCTGCTGGGCCTGGCCTTCGGCGTGATGGCGTGCTGCTCGGACAGCCTGTGGGCGCTGGCGGCCGGCCGGGCCCGCGCCTGGTTCGCCCGTACGCCGAGCCGGCTGGACGCCCTGGGTGCCGGCGGCGGGCTGATGATGGTGGGCCTCGGCGCCACCATGCTCGCCTCGGAGTAG
- a CDS encoding transcriptional regulator — protein sequence MTSTSDELRTRRLEAVHAWTTFIEHGDRAEGLVRPEILRSWERSAPRVQVDVTEAPLDDETDTRSFWHDSPLQLAVERVESELRRTCEDGDLVVAVTDAETRILWTYGGRVMRRKAESVNFVAGGRWDDTSVGTNALDLACRHDAPAMVFSAEHYAQVVHNWVCWAAPVHDPVSGEQLGVIDLSTTWDRSHPIGLATARVMARLIETAMPATSSRGLPGQPGPAPVAGLDLSLLGAAEARLDGQRLLLNRRQTEILALLALNPGGLSLEHLHALLYGDQAVTFSTLKAEVSHLRSALGGRLASRPYRLEVPVRVDVDEVLRLLRRGQVRAAVAAYGGDLMPGTESPALVELADYVAVAVREALLADPQPQAVARYTELAPYDTEVVEVCLALMGDDHHPTKALLKGRLAAARR from the coding sequence ATGACGAGCACCAGCGACGAGCTCCGGACGCGCCGCCTCGAGGCCGTGCACGCGTGGACGACCTTCATCGAGCACGGTGACCGTGCCGAGGGGCTGGTGCGACCCGAGATCCTGCGCTCCTGGGAGCGGTCGGCGCCGCGCGTGCAGGTCGACGTGACCGAGGCGCCGCTGGACGACGAGACCGACACCCGCTCGTTCTGGCACGACTCCCCGCTGCAGCTCGCCGTCGAGCGCGTCGAGTCCGAGCTGCGTCGCACCTGCGAGGACGGCGACCTCGTCGTGGCCGTCACCGATGCCGAGACCCGCATCCTGTGGACCTACGGCGGCCGCGTCATGCGCCGCAAGGCCGAGTCGGTCAACTTCGTCGCCGGCGGCCGCTGGGACGACACCAGCGTCGGCACCAACGCCCTCGACCTCGCCTGTCGCCACGACGCCCCGGCGATGGTCTTCAGCGCCGAGCACTACGCCCAGGTGGTGCACAACTGGGTCTGCTGGGCCGCGCCCGTGCACGACCCGGTCAGCGGCGAGCAGCTCGGCGTCATCGACCTCTCCACCACCTGGGACCGCAGCCACCCCATCGGCCTGGCGACCGCGCGGGTGATGGCCCGGCTGATCGAGACCGCGATGCCCGCCACCAGCTCCCGCGGCCTGCCCGGCCAGCCCGGCCCGGCCCCGGTGGCCGGCCTCGACCTGTCGCTGCTCGGCGCCGCCGAGGCACGCCTGGACGGCCAGCGGCTGCTGCTCAACCGCCGCCAGACCGAGATCCTCGCGCTGCTCGCGCTCAACCCGGGCGGGCTGTCGCTGGAGCACCTCCACGCCCTGCTGTACGGCGACCAGGCCGTCACCTTCTCCACCCTCAAGGCCGAGGTCTCCCACCTGCGCAGCGCCCTCGGTGGCCGGCTCGCCTCCCGGCCCTACCGGCTCGAGGTCCCCGTGCGGGTCGACGTCGACGAGGTGCTCCGGCTGCTGCGCCGCGGCCAGGTGCGCGCGGCCGTCGCGGCGTACGGAGGAGACCTGATGCCCGGCACCGAGTCGCCCGCCCTGGTCGAGCTGGCCGACTACGTCGCCGTCGCGGTCCGCGAGGCGCTGCTGGCCGACCCCCAGCCCCAGGCCGTCGCCCGCTACACCGAGCTCGCGCCGTACGACACCGAGGTGGTCGAGGTGTGCCTCGCCCTGATGGGCGACGACCACCACCCCACCAAGGCGTTGCTCAAGGGCCGCCTGGCCGCCGCCCGCCGCTGA